The following are encoded together in the Trichomycterus rosablanca isolate fTriRos1 chromosome 19, fTriRos1.hap1, whole genome shotgun sequence genome:
- the irx7 gene encoding iroquois homeobox 7 — protein sequence MIRMPASPTGFGPYFVDRNVSMPAGYQMLGCAPGLQQSPAHISAAMAGMPLPFSGIPGYTFIPFPHAGHMAHMGSSYDLKAASSYHQAVLSRGGPYFSPYRPVMADDSGRVAKVASRESTSALKAWLSEHLKNPYPTKGEKIMLAIVTKMSLTQVSTWFANARRRLKKENRVSWASKSKSDEEEEAEESEAEDEEGSSQKDQCSDDEVDTDAQIVDVEEESSLECAVESASSPTPEPLDMPKQSSTSANTESGCESSNTQFKESVNVQKPKIWSLAETATSESPKKSNQHSQDLEKCWVSWASRNSCFPSAHHFLPQSS from the exons ATGATCAGGATGCCTGCGTCTCCAACTGGATTTGGTCCCTACTTTGTGGATAGAAACGTCTCCATGCCTGCTGGATATCAGATGCTGGGATGTGCGCCTGGATTGCAGCAGTCCCCTGCACACATCTCTGCTGCCATGGCAGGGATGCCACTGCCTTTCTCAGGAATACCGGGATACACTTTTATCCCATTTCCACATGCTGGACACATGGCACACATG GGTAGTTCCTATGACCTCAAAGCTGCTTCATCATATCACCAGGCTGTGCTGAGTCGTGGCGGCCCGTACTTTTCACCCTACAGACCAGTGATGGCTGATGATTCAGGTCGGGTTGCCAAAGTGGCCAGTCGGGAAAGCACCAGTGCACTGAAGGCCTGGCTCAGCGAGCACCTGAAGAACCCCTACCCCACCAAAGGAGAGAAGATCATGCTGGCTATAGTCACTAAAATGAGCCTGACCCAGGTCTCCACCTGGTTCGCCAATGCGCGCCGCCGCCTCAAGAAGGAGAACCGGGTGAGCTGGGCATCTAAATCCAAAAGCGACGAGGAGGAGGAAGCTGAAGAAAGCGAAGCAGAGGATGAAGAGGGATCCTCTCAGAAAGATCAATGCTCTGATGATGAAGTGGACACTGATGCTCAGATCGTGGATGTTGAGGAGGAGAGCTCGTTGGAGTGCGCTGTGGAAAGTGCGTCCTCACCCACACCAGAACCACTGGACATGCCAAAGCAGAGCAGTACCTCCGCAAACACCGAGTCTGGGTGCGAATCGTCCAATACGCAATTTAAAGAGAGTGTGAATGTGCAGAAACCGAAAATCTGGTCACTAGCCGAGACAGCAACTTCAGAATCTCCAAAAAAGAGCAACCAGCACAGTCAGGATTTGGAAAAATGCTGGGTAAGCTGGGCATCAAGGAACAGCTGTTTTCCCTCTGCGCATCACTTTCTTCCACAAAGTTCATAA
- the cd40 gene encoding tumor necrosis factor receptor superfamily member 5 — MYTPVIILLVFLVVVDSCDLETNYQKDGQCCKMCGPGKRMKLNTDCKDPSCEECGDMEYQDGYTKENICKRQPFCDTNLNFKKQNSSSKTEISPCQCIPGHHCSSSYCDTCVKNTECKLGERVSENGTQTSDTECEPCPKDTFSSTTGAFTCQPWTECISVFESVSGSSTSDRTCRVRTDIIIGVFVGLLFLLALGVLFFWYKKVKMGSAALSKKAHECCEIFGVGFNPKPLHDEAETLNEQLHQVNQPQEDTEDLLRPDTPLTPGVSENGNPVSQDHSKSSILSQLETEPSSQV, encoded by the exons GTTTTTTTAGTCGTAGTTGACTCTTGTGATTTGGAGACCAACTACCAAAAGGATGGCCAATGCTGTAAAATGTGTGGACCAG GTAAAAGGATGAAGTTGAACACAGATTGTAAGGATCCATCATGTGAAGAATGTGGCGATATGGAATATCAGGATGGTTACACCAAGGAAAACATTTGTAAACGCCAACCTTTCTGCGATACTA aCCTCAATTTTAAGAAGCAGAATAGTTCAAGTAAGACAGAGATCAGTCCGTGTCAGTGTATACCTGGTCATCACTGTTCTAGTTCCTACTGTGATACATGTGTGAAAAACACTGAGTGCAAACTCGGGGAACGAGTGAGCGAAAACG GCACCCAGACCTCAGACACAGAGTGTGAACCTTGTCCTAAAGACACATTCTCCAGCACTACGGGAGCCTTCACCTGCCAGCCTTGGACAGA ATGCATttcagtatttgaaagtgtttcGGGCTCCTCCACATCAGACAGGACCTGTA GGGTTAGAACGGACATTATAATTGGAGTTTTTGTTGGTTTGCTGTTTTTACTGGCATTGGGAGTCCTGTTCTTTTGGTACAAAAAAG TCAAAATGGGATCTGCTGCACTCTCAAAAAAG GCACACGAATGCTGTGAGATTTTTGGTGTTGGCTTTAACCCAAAACCACTTCATGACgaggctgaaacactaaatgagCAGCTGCACCAAGTCAATCAGCCACAAGAGGACACTGAGGATCTGTTAAGACCAGACACCCCTTTAACCCCCGGCGTTTCAGAAAATGGAAATCCAGTCAGTCAGGACCACAGCAAATCATCTATTCTTTCTCAGCTGGAAACAGAGCCTTCTTCACAAGTCTGA